Within the Magnetospirillum sp. 15-1 genome, the region CATGGAATACCGCATCAAGCGTGCCTGTGGCGAATACGGTTGGATCGTAGATTACGGAATCCCAATTCAAAACCAGTCCGGCGAATTTCTCGGGTATGTCGGCTATTGTTTTGATGTCTCTGTCAGACGGGAGAGCGAAGAAAAACTGGGAATTGCCTGTAAGGATTTGGCGGCATCCAACGCTGAACTTGAGCAATTTGCCTACGTCGCATCCCATGATCTTCGTGAGCCACTCCGTATGATCAGCAGCTATGTTGACCTGATTGAACGCCGCTACGGACATCACTTTGACGCAGATGGGCATGAATTTATTGGCTTCGTCCGCGACGGTGCCCGGCGAATGGATGCGATGGTTCTGGACCTGCTTGCATTCTCCAGAATTGATAGACAGGGAGAACCACTGGTTCCGATGCGGATCGGTGATGCCATTTCCCGTGCCGTGAGAAATCTTGGGACAGCCATTTCCGAGTGTGATGCACACGTGGTCGTCGATGTGGATGCTTCGCTCATGGTGGTTGGGGATGGCCACCAATTAGATCGGCTTTTCCAAAACCTAATTGGGAATGCCATCAAATATCGAAAAGAGGGGATAAGACCACACGTTGTCGTGTCTGTTCATCTCGATAATGAGAAGGCGACCTTCTCTGTTCAAGATAATGGTATCGGGATCGCACCAGAATACTTCGACCGAATTTTTCTGCTTTTCAAGCGACTTCATACCCGAGAGATATACGAGGGAACA harbors:
- a CDS encoding PAS domain-containing sensor histidine kinase; protein product: MIVANTGWPDLELLKAAPILIWRAGLDAKCNWFNPAWLAYTGRTMEQEMGNGWAEGVHPDDFDRCLKIYLDAFALRQPFDMEYRIKRACGEYGWIVDYGIPIQNQSGEFLGYVGYCFDVSVRRESEEKLGIACKDLAASNAELEQFAYVASHDLREPLRMISSYVDLIERRYGHHFDADGHEFIGFVRDGARRMDAMVLDLLAFSRIDRQGEPLVPMRIGDAISRAVRNLGTAISECDAHVVVDVDASLMVVGDGHQLDRLFQNLIGNAIKYRKEGIRPHVVVSVHLDNEKATFSVQDNGIGIAPEYFDRIFLLFKRLHTREIYEGTGIGLSVCKKIVERHGGEIWVEQSPSGGSTFLFTLPISE